In one window of Deltaproteobacteria bacterium DNA:
- a CDS encoding BrnT family toxin, whose product MQFTWDDRKEKENVKKHTIKFTEAVEIFNDPLHISLLDTRFNYYEERWITIGAIKKGGIITVGHLYIMQHDGEDIIRIITARKATKKEIRDYEEIRR is encoded by the coding sequence GGAAAGAAAAAGAGAATGTCAAGAAGCATACTATAAAATTTACAGAAGCGGTAGAAATATTTAATGACCCGCTGCATATATCTTTACTGGACACTAGATTTAATTATTATGAGGAAAGATGGATTACGATAGGAGCAATAAAAAAAGGGGGCATTATCACTGTAGGGCATTTATATATTATGCAGCATGACGGAGAAGATATAATAAGAATAATAACGGCTAGGAAAGCCACAAAAAAGGAGATAAGAGATTATGAAGAAATTAGAAGATAA